The following is a genomic window from Mustela erminea isolate mMusErm1 chromosome 14, mMusErm1.Pri, whole genome shotgun sequence.
TCACCGAGGCTCAAGAGCTTGCCTAACCCCTGTGAAGAAGCCAAGGAAGGcatcattatcccattttacaaatgatgcAAGTGGAATGTGAGAGTTATTCAAGAAAATATGGCTCAAAAGAGGCAGAGCTTGAGCTTCTGCCTCCCTggtcagtggttttttttttttttcctgctgcatCCATGTATATCCATTAGCCAGTGGTGTTGCTCAGCAGAGAGGTGGGCACTAGAGGTGGTGACATGAGGCTGTGATGGAAGGATGCAGAAGGGcccagctccctgttcagcctGGCTGGGTCGGCttgagggcagagggacagaggaatgGCCAGAAGGGATGGAGAGCAGAGGACAAACATTACCTATTTCCCAATTTGGCCTTGGGTGGACCCTGCTGGCAGTACTGAGGGAGGAAGTCTTAGCTCTGCCAAGGCACAGAATGTACACATTATCGGGGCTGTGGAGTGAGTCATTCTCCCCAGGCTGTTTTTACTGTTAGGACTGAGTTAAGATTACCAGGAAAAACCTGTTGGGAGAAGGAATACCTCATGCCAAACTTCCTGGCCATCCCCATAGGATTCCGAATGGGAAGTCCTCAGTTCCAGCAGAAGATGTTTTGAGAGGTAaagaggagaggaacagagagagggagagggaggaggagagggagagaaggagaaggagggacaggaagacagagggggagggagagaggagagacattAAGGAAGACTGGATGTCCCTGGATCCCTATGTGGAAGGCATGGAAActgggtcttttctgcttcctaaTTTCTGTTGAGGAGTTACCATTAGGGGAGGAGTGCGTGTGAGGAACTCAGAGGAGGGATGGATCCTCCTGAGTGATACACTGACCTCATTTGGACAACTGTAATGAGCCCATTTCCTGAGCGGCAAATCTCTTTGAATCTATGTCACCAGGAGTGGGGTCCACCCTGGGAAAGAGTCCAGATGGCCCAGGACAACTGGGAAATGCCTGGCTGGGAGGGGCTTCCTTGAGTGGTGGAGTTTGGTCTCTAAGAGGTTTTTAAATGCACCCAAGTAGTATTATCCAAGCAAAGCACTTGGAGGTTTGATCTCTGAGCCTGGAATTAACAACCAGCAGACTGTGGGTTGGGCTTGGCCCTGGTGCAGTCTTAGAAGAAGGAAGGCCCTATGCCTGGGTTTCCATCCTGAGGCCTGACTTGGCTGCTTGTGACTCATGATCCTCACTCCTCCTCCACACCCCAGCCAGGGAGCAAGCCTGGTGTTGGTTCATTAGCTGAATCTCCTGATTCTTGAGTTGAGCCTCAAATGCATCCTCTGGAATTAGCTAGTTTTTAATGAGGATGGAGATGCGGGCcagatggggctccctgcttgtcttGGGCAGATTGGGACTGGGAGTGCTCTTCCAAATTCTAGGGcttgctcctccccacctctacCAGGTTGGCTCTGTCAGGTGGGTGACCCACTCTTCAGACAGCCTTCCTATCCCTGTCCTACTGAAGTTCAAAAATTGGTGCCAGCAGATATTACCACCgatgttctctttcttccccatgAAGTGCCTCTTGGTCCTGTCTTTACTCAGCTGCTGGCAGGCTGGGGGATGGTGGTGGGAGAGAGGGCAGATTGAGGAGGGTAAGAAGTAGATGAGAGGCCTGGGTGTCAGGGTCAGTTAAGAAACTCTGGGAGAGCAGACACAGAAGCTGTGTGCATATTCTGGGATCCTCTTATGGGATTTCAGAGCATCATGGATCTCTCTTAAAACCCCCTACTTGTTTTCTGAAAGCTAAGTAGTTGGCAAGTGCCTGGAGTCTGGCTCTAGCTCTGGCTCAAGGGCTCCAGTGATGGGATTCTTCATTCAGTGGTCCTCAACTGGCCCTTCTAGAAATGAGTCTCGTTCACAGCTGTGCCTCATTTGGTCCGCTTCTGTGCttacaaatgtaaaaatgtattggaaacattaaaaaaatcaagatatttgCTATTAAAGAAATCTGGATTTATGGCTTCTCTTAAGATgtcagaagcaggaaaaaaaaaatgtcagaagtGCAGCATCCTGGACTCACATTCTCACATGGCTTTCAGGGATTTTCTCTGATTAGCCACAGCCCTCACCAGGCCCACATACATACTTAGTCCCTAGAAACACTGGCATTCGTAATCCCTGAGAAAGCCTCTTGAGGGTCAGGGCCAGAAGGGGCTTTAAGTGCTTATGTTGTTCCAGCTTCTCAGTTTCTAGTtgaagaaatggaggcccagGGTGATGTGGCCTGGACTAGCACCCAGGTCTCCTGCTCCCAAGTCAGTGGGCCTTCTTTCCATCAGTGCCTTTCGGTacttcacaactgagccaccgtGGATGGAGAGAGCCAGGAGACGATACTCTGCCTTAAATCTATCCATTCACCAACTACAGATGACTCTTCTATTGTGCTGTACATAGATCTGGGAGATGAAGGCTCTAGAGTATGCAATGTGTCTGATACAGTCTTATAGCAACTCCTCAAGACCCCACAAGAGTCTACTctaagagagggaagcagatccCTTGTCACTCAGAGCCAGTGTTCTAAGACTCAGAATTTTTGGGGTTGGAAAGAATGTTGACCCCTCCTACTCTGGCTACTTGAGAACCCATGGATCAAAGCCAAGAGGAGATGGGACTATACTATGAAAAGTAGCATCCTAAAATCTTAATGGAATAATAAACTAGAAGTTTATTTACTGCTCAGTAAAATCCCAGACAAGTGATTCTGACCAGCAGCTGGATCTCCTCCAGGCTGATTCAGGGATCCAGGCGCTTTCCAGCTTGTGGTTCCATCATCTTCAACATATGGCTTCTTTGGTTTCTGTGGAAGGGCAAAGATTACAGAGGAGTGGCTAGTCCTGTGAGCCAAACCTGTACATTCCGTTCACATTCCATTCAGTCATATGGCCACACCTAATTGTAAGGCAGGCTGGGGATTAATCTAACTGTATGCATGGGGGGAAGAAGAAGGGCTGTTGTCAACAGCTAGTCAGTAACGAGAGACACAGCCCTTCATGGTAGCACACAGTGCGTGTGTGTactcaggcagagaaaaaggaggctgtggggggtgggggagaagctgAGTCCATATTAGAATGACTgaagcactgttttttttttaattaattaatttattttttattctccctttccttccattctcaCCAGCACATTCCTTGGTTTAGATCTACTTTTGTTTCCCTGGACCACTACAAAGATAGTGCATCCCTTCACCTGGCCTCTCATTCCAGTCATGCCCAATTCCCATGCATCCCACACAGAGCTACCTGAATGGTCCTTTTGGGGCTAGGGGAACCCATCCTCAAGATTCACTGGCTTGTGTCTGTTGGTTttagaaaggcagaggaagaccaCAGCCCTTTTccttggaaaatacaaaaaaatatgaaatcttaacCAGACAGAGCAGACACATTAATAATGTACTTATATCACCAAAGCttaatttgattttcaaagtTATCATAGGACCCTAGTGGATGTCAAGGGGGCTTTCTCAATTAAAACCTTGAGTGGAGGAATCAAGGCCTACAAAGATGAGAGGAGCACCATACATTCTTCAGTTCAGTCCCAATACACTGGGGACCACTTCTCTCATGAAGAGCAAGGGCTGTCTGGATTTAGGAGAGTCTCTGATTCTCCCCTTTTCAGAACCTTGATCTACCAATTACCTGCTCCTACCTTTCTCTCATTACTTAttcccccagcttttttttttttttttttttttttaagatttatttattttagagcaagcaagagagagaacaagagcacatGTGAGCATGgtgtagggaggggcagaggaagagagaatctcaagcagactccctgctgagtgtgaagcccagcatggggctcaatctcacctccctgagatcatgacttgagccaaaatcgagttggatgcttaactgactctgccacccaggtgcccctctttcccccagcttttttttttttttttcttttaagattttatttatttgtcagagagagagcgagatagagcacaagcaggggaatggcaggcagaggtaaagggagaagcagactccctgctgagcaaagagccccatacgggactcgattccaggaccctaggatcatgacctgagccgatggcagatggttaactgactgagcgttTCCCCCAGCTTTTAAGCAAGTTTGTCTTCAATCCTACACCTTCTCCTCTAGgtgctccctgctcccagctctCCGTGATTGCGCTGTCACCCCCTCGCCCCTGCCCCACTCTTACCTAATCCACAAAGTCTTGCTGAAAACTGCCTGTTGTCACTGGAACAGACCAGGTTCTCTGCCATCTTTGCTCCTTTACAgaagcttcttcctctgtctgggTTGCTTTTACATCCTGTCCCTACCCACTGCCTGCCCCCTACCACTGGCAAGTCCTGGCCTTCCTTTATGACTCAACACAGACCTCAGGAAGTCTTTTCTGAGTAAGCATTTCTGGAAGATGTTACTTCTCTGAAGCATTTATCACAGgctaatttattatatatttacttgtcTTCCTCCCTGGAGCTCACAGACTGTCTTTTGCCCAGcatccccagagcctggcagtagtaaggactcaataaatgaaaGGAATGACTGAATGGATTCACTTTAATTACACAGGATGAACTGGCCGTGTGTTCACTCTGCCCTTGGGGCTTGGTCTCCACGTGGTTCCAATGTTTGGCATATTTTACCCAGTGGAATGCTGGTTTCAGATGTGGGTGGCCAAGGCTGGAAGTGGAAGAAAGAGGCCTGGTCCTTCTGTGGAACTGAGCCCACTCCCCTCAAATGCTAGAGTCTGTGTCAAGGTCAAGTCTGCAGGAGTGGGCAAGGGACAGAGTGGCCCCACTCCTTCCTACCTAGGCAAGGTGTTTCTTTAAGTTCTGGCTTCAGCCAACTTTATCCATAATTTTCTCTGGGGAAGTCTGGGCATTTGGAGGCCCCTCCTTTCTTGTGATGAGAGGTCCTGGATGCGAAAGCTATCTGTGGTGCTCTCTGAACGGGGCTTTAACTTGGCCTGAACTTGAATCTCCCTCCAAGGTGGTGGGCATATCAGGTCCTTCCTCCTCTGGTCTACATGCTTCCCTCCTCAACCCTGCTGTAAGCCCCACTTCTAGGGTCTGAGACCTCAGTCTTATTCAGGGGCTGGGTTCCCCAAGTATGAGGCCTAATGAGTTCTAAATGTTTGATACTTGCTAAGTGAACAAAGTGtgaaagtttgtgtgtgtgtgtgtatgtgtatgtgagagagagagagagagagagagagagaaggatctgggCCATCCACCAGGAAGTCTCTTCctcttaaaatttgtttctggCTCTGTTGCTGGTTCCAGAACCTCCCCTTTTGGCTCAGCTTTGGCTCTGTGGTTCTGTGTCAAGGTCAAGTCTGCTTGACTTGACTTTACTACTTGACCTTACTACTCAGGTTTGTAGTACTTACCTTTACTACTTGACCTTTCTACTCAAGTCTGCTTGACTCTTTGGCTTCAGGCTTTTTCTAGATCTTTCTGGGGTAGCTTGAGGTGTCTTGTCTGATACGCTCCACAGTCCTGCTTCCCCGTGGCCTTCCTGGAGCACTGGTAGGTTGGCTAATGTTCTGGTTTGCTGGGAACTTTCTTGGCTTTAGTGCTGTAAGAACCATATCCTgacacccgccccccacccccagtcttggACAAACCTAGATGGATCGTTGCCCTGAGTGTGTGTCTCCTGTGTGCCTTCTCAGGTCCATAATCTGCAGGAGCTGCGGCGAAGTGCCTCGTTGGCCACCAAGGTCTTTATCCAGAGAGACTACAGTGATGGGACCATCTGTCAGTTCCAGACCAAATTCCCCCCAGAGCTGGACAGCCGGGTGAGGATGACTTTTTCCCCCTCAACTTGGAACACAGGCCATGAGGGAGTCGAGGACTTAATCAGACATATTTCTTTTCCAGGATAAAACTAACATGTGTCACAACACTTGTTCAGTCACTTCACATGCAAGCGTTAAACCATGTCCTTGACATTGTCTTGCCATCCCCGCATGAAAAGTTAAAACTGGGAAGGCCTCACATTTCCTAGTTCAGCATCCCCCAAATGTCAGAAGCACAAGACTCACCCAGAGAGCTTGTTAAACAAAATTGCGTTCCTTAGTCCTGAGATGGCGGTGGCTTTGGCTGTCTCCCCTCCTCAGCTGAAGTTCTCAGCCCTAGCTGCAGAGCTTAAAAAAATCCTGATGCCCAGGTCATCAACCAAGGGCTCTGTCCACAACCTCTCTCTCCAGACTCAGCTACCTGCGTGTCTCACGGAccaccagcccctggcaagggtcaACTCCTGCTGCCGGCTTTTGCTTCTGGCTTTGGGGCAGCACGTATGGCCCTCCCCCCAGGCCTCTGTAGAACTGGCCTGGGGTTGTCGTCCGCCCTCTGGAGGGTGGCGGCAGACCCTGGCCCTTCCACTCAGCAGCCCAGGCCCATCTGAATGGGCTTGGGAAGGTGGGGCCGGGCTGCCTTTTGCTAATCCGATCCCTAACTAACTTTTAGGGATCTATGACGCTCCTCATCTCATCAAAGGACATGCCTGTCCTTTGGGGCATAGGGACTCTTGGGGTATTCTCTTATGCATTTACTCCAGATTTGTGTAGGGACAGTGACTGGGGACCCCAAAGCTTCTGACTATTCTTGGAGAGACCTTTTGTCCTAGTTGGGGGTGGAAGGTCCCTAACCTGTGTGATGGACTGTTCTGATCCTCTACAGtggtgagtggggaagggggtgttCCAAGGAATGTAAAAAATGGAGCTATAGACACTTTGACACTTGTTGAACTTGGAGCATGACTTTCTAATCTAGTGTAGGGTTATGTGTAGTGTAGGGTTATGTATCAAAGAGCACAGACTCAGGTCctgtgtaaccttggacaagttcactcaagtatttactgagcaactGCTCTGTGTGAGTCATGGGGTATCTAGAAGTGAAGTCTCGGAGTTTGTTTTCTCTTAGAGGGtatgaagaataaaatagtaaGTAAATACGTAGTAGCTCCGGGGGTGACCAATACTAGAAAAATAAGGGGGGGGAAATCACAGGGCtggaggagctggggagaggtGAGTGGTGGGGGAGGTCTGTGAGATAAAGTGAGACCTGAGCCTGGGGTGGAGGAGTCTGGGGAAAGAGTGTTGCATCCAAGGACACAGGCACAAAGACTTGCGCATTTGCAGGAAGCAGCACGGCAGCCCTCCGTGTGGCTGGAgtggggactgggggtggggcaggagagtAAGAGGCGGGCTCAGGGGATGCAGGGCTAGACCCTGTAGACCCTAGAGGGCCTAGCAGGCATTGTAAGAACCTCTTGGATTTTACTTAGAGAGAGATGAGATGGCTTTGGAAGCTCTTTTTCAGAGCTGTGACAAGCTCTGGCTTTAACAGGCTCTcttggcagggctgggggcagagagacTAGTTAAGAGTCCAGAGATGATGGCAGCCTGGACCTCAGAGCAGAGCTTTGATCTGCTCAAAGTGAAAAAATGCATgaaattgtgttatttattttaaaaattttaaaaaagattagacTTCGCAAAGTTTTTTTTCAGATGAGGCAattgattaattcatttttaaaagattttatttattggggtgcctgggtggctcattgggttaaagcctctgcctttggctcaggtcatgatcccagggtcctggtatcgagccccgtatcaggctctctgctcagccagggagcctgcttcctcctctctctctgcctgcctctctgcctacttgtgatctctgtctgtcaaataaataaataaaatctttaaaaaaaaagattttatttatttacttgagggagagagagagggcccctgagcaaagagaggcagaggggcctagagggagagggaggggcagaaggacagggttgggcagagggagggggaggtgcagagggacagggaaaagcagactgcctgctgagcacagagccggacaaggggctctattccaggaccctgagattatgccgaagtcagatgcttaaatgactgagccacccaggtgccccagcaatagCTTAATTTAATCTACAGTTGCCAGatgaatttataaaaatcttattattattttttaattgaagtataattgacatacaatgttatattgtTATCTGAAAGTGCCtttagggttcctgggtggctcagttgttaagtgtctgcctttggctcaggtcacaattccagggtcctggattgagtccagtgtcaggctccctgctccgtgggaagcctgcttctccctctcccactccccctgcttgtgttccctcttttgctatctctctctgtcaaataaataagatctagggacgcctgggtggctcagtcggttaagtcgctgccttcagctcagatcatgatcccggggtcctgggatcgagtcccgtgtcaggctccttgcttggtgggaaggctgcttctctctccgcctctgcctgccactctgcctgcttgtgtgtgtgatctcttcctctgacaaataaataaataaaatattaaataaatagataaaaaaataaaatctaaaaaaaccccccaaatacacacacacatacatgtatataagctttttaaaaatagaaggcaTAGAAAGTGCTTAATGTTAGCTATTATGATTATTGATGCAGGCAGGACAGTTGTGCAAACACACAAGGCTGTTGTGTGCTTTGTGACCTCTTAGCTTGAGGGAAGTGCCCTGTCCTGGAGAGACACTCCTGAGGTCTTACACAGTCTTAGGCAGTTGGAGTCCCATTCAAACATGGGGGGCCCCTACCAATTAGGACCTGGGCGCTTTCACAGCTATCAAAATGGGAAGGGTGACAAAGTCACTAGGATTCCTGCCTGAGCCCCTGCAGAAAATGTTCACATCTGTGATATGGTGGGAGTTTCTTGCCTCCAAGGGAGGCCAAGTAGCcgttcttatttccattttgtagacGTGGAAACTGAGGCTAGAGTAGTTAAGTCATTAGCAAAAGGCCACATGGCTAGTGGATGGTCGAGTCTGGACCGGACCCTAGGTCTCCTGATTCCCAGTCCAGTGCTCCACAGGCACCTGCCCCTTCTCTGGTCTTGCCTGCGGGCATCTCCCCCTACCAGCCTGGGCCTAccactgccctcctccctcccacctgggACTGTCCACAGTCCAGGGAGGCTGACCTCAACAtggctccctgtccctctccccctccagatTGAGCGGCAGCTCTTCGAGGAGACCGTGAAGACCCTCAACAGCTTCTACGCAGAGGCCGAGAAGATTGGGGGGAGCTCCTACCTCGAGGGCTGCCTGGCCTGTGCCACGGCCTACTTCATCTTCCTCTGCATGGAGACCCACTACGAGAAGGTggctccctttcccactgccctgcATCCCTGCCCCCAGGGTGCCCCCGCCGCTCGCTCATCCTCCACGGGCCCCTCTCCTTGCAGGTTCTCAAGAAGATCTCCCGCTACATCCAGGAGCAGAATGAGAAGATCTTCGCCCCTCGAGGCCTCCTGCTCACGGACCCCGTGGAGCGCGGGATGAGGGTTGTATCCTTCCTGGCTGTACTGTGTAAGGGCATGGAGTTGCCAACCAGTGGGGTCCCTGGTGAGGCCCTGTGTCAGAAATAGGGACCACCGTAGGGACCTCTGCTCGGGGATTTCCTAGGATTCCCCACCTCATGGGTCATCcgctcccttcccccacaagGTATCAATGCCCTTTGTGAATTTCAGGGTTTGCTTTTAGCCAGCTGTATGTATTCACTGCTCAACACACGCCAGGTACCATATTAGCTGCTTTAAAACTATGCAGTTCTCCCTAAAGGTGGGTGACTCTTACTTGTCTCTTCCACGAGCACACTGAAATTCAATCACTGGCTCAGGGTCACCGAGCTGGTGGACATCAGAGCCAGGACTGGAGCCCAGGCCCACACATCGCTCTGAGGCTGTTTGCCCCTCAGGGAGTGGGCAGATCTCCCATCTGTTGACATGCCTGTGGTCTCATGGACTCCTGTGTGTGCCTCCTGGTGTGCCCCTTCCAGAGatcaggaaaatagaaatctTGATGGGCGGCTGGTCCAGGGCTGGGTTTTATGTCTGCTCGCCTGGAAAACTGTGTGCACACATCCCGCCCTCAGTCATTAGCAACCTGAATAAAattgctaaaaaataaattttgctagAAACTTGAgaggaaaaagagtaaagaaaacacaaacaccgGGATCCTCTGTTCACCTCGCCCTGTGAGAGGGGCTGCCTTTTATTGAGCCTTTCCTAAGCGGGCATTGTGCTTACTGCTTTACATGCGTGATTTCAGTCCAGCCCCAGGCAAACCCCGAGACTGTAGGATCACCACCATTTTACATACCGATTAATAGGTAACACGGTAAATGACCCGTCTAAGGCCACATCGCTGGAGTCTAGGCGAGTGAGGCTTTGAAAGCAGAACACCGAAGTCCTCCCGCTTCCCGCAGGGCCACCCCCTGTCCTGGCAGTTGGTGACTAGCCCCACTAGAGCAGGAGCTGCTGAGCTGGGTGTGCGCCTGCTCGGAGCAGGGCCCTCGGGGTGGCTGTGCATATGCCCCGAGTCCCTGCGTGCGGGAGCGCGGCGGGCGGGGTCTAGTGGCTGGTGCCGCTATCCGCCCTCCTTGCTATCTGGGAAGCGGCCCCGGCGGGCCTCCCGCTCCCCTGCTGGCCTCCATCTGCGGGTGGGTCCGCCCCTTCTCAGCAGCTGCCAGGGCGTACGTCCTTAACGCCGCCGCAGATCGAGATCTCCATCTACGAGGACCGGTGCAGCAGCGGCAGCTCCAGCAGCGGCAGCAGCTCGGGCAGCGGCAgcagcggcgggggcggcggggcgggggcccgGTGACTGGCCGAGAGTCCCTGCAGGGAGGTGTATGGCCGGACTGAGGGCCTCTCAGACCTGCGGCGGCTGCGCTACCAGAGCACCCGCTTCTGAGTCATTCTCTGGGCCCCGCTCTGCTCcccggggcgggagggagggTGACTGGCCTGGTGTCCTTGCGGGCCCGTCTCCCGGGGCCCCTCCCGCACTCCTGCCCCTCGCCCCTGGCAGGACGGCCCACTTCCTGATCTGGCATTTCCCCCAGGGGTCAGGTCTGGTCAGGCGCAGCCAGATCTTCCAGGGGAAGGCTGGGACCTGGTGGGAAACGCGATTTGGACagcccttttcttctgcctctccactcCCAACACCCTGGAGGCGGGGCTCAGGTCCCAGAGAGAATTCCTATCCCGCATGATTCCTCAGCCCAAATCCCACATCCACCAGgactctcccccgcccccagggtCCTGCTCCCGGTGGCTGTCTCCCAGTGTCTGCTCTTTCTGGTGCCACTGCTGGGGCTCTGCCTGTCTGTGAACCTGCCTCCACTGGATTTGAGGTCTGGGGAGATGGGAGCCACTCAGTCCCCTCCTGACCCCTTCTAGACTCAtggcttccccttccccccactcaaaGCCTGAAGGCCACATGGGCCTTGCCAAGAAACCTCCGACTCCTGAGATTTTGCAGGACATCGGGCGCTGGCTGTGGGGTGCAcagcctggggctctgggaggtTATGTGAGGCCTAGAGAAATGCTTCATGGAGACTTGTAGCTTTGGGGGCTTTGAACCTCCAGGATTGGAGCCAACTTCTCGAGATTGGAAACTGGGTGTATgagagaatgagtgtgtgtgcacgcagGTGCGTGTGTGAGTGCATATACGTGAGAGCACTGTGTGCACGAGCGCATGTGTGGCTGTGCAGCTGTGTGCGTGAGCACACCCGtgaatgcatgtgtgtgagtgcgcATGTGTGAGTGCACCAGTCCGTTCCCCTTCTGTGCCAGGCCAGtgactgcccctctgcctcctctcttatCTTTGTATGTAATGGTCTGTGGCTGCTTCCCTGCAGAGGTCCAGCCTGCCCCTTTGTAAATAAATGTCCTAAAGCTCCTTGCCCCTTGCCTGGGGCTGCCAGCTTGGCTCTTCTTCCTCGTCTCTTCCCCACCTGCAAAGTTCTCCCCATCTTCTGATTCTACTGTGTACATTCTAGCAAAAGAGAAGTTGGGGGTCTGGGAGAGCCAATCTTCTGGAGCCTTCCATGTCCTTCTCCCAGCCTTCCCGGTCCATGACAGGGCAGCAGGGCCACACATGCTGCAT
Proteins encoded in this region:
- the GOLGA7B gene encoding golgin subfamily A member 7B encodes the protein MATEVHNLQELRRSASLATKVFIQRDYSDGTICQFQTKFPPELDSRIERQLFEETVKTLNSFYAEAEKIGGSSYLEGCLACATAYFIFLCMETHYEKVLKKISRYIQEQNEKIFAPRGLLLTDPVERGMRVIEISIYEDRCSSGSSSSGSSSGSGSSGGGGGAGAR